The genomic segment ACGATCGAACGGGTCGCTGCACCTGCAGAACTCGAGCAGCTCCGGAGCCGGGTCGTCGCGCTCGAGCGCCCGGAAGCAGCCGACGTCGATATCACACGGGCGGAAAAGATCGTCGCGGTCGGGCGAGGTATCGAGAGCAAAGACAACGTGGAACTAGCCGAACAGCTGGCGCAGGCACTCGGTGCCGTCCTCGCTGCCTCGCGCCCGCTCGTCGATGCTGGTTGGTTGCCGCGCTCACGCCAAGTAGGGAAATCGGGACTCAAGGTCAAACCGAAGCTGTACATGGCGCTCGGTATCAGCGGCGCTCCCGAACATCTCGAGGGGATGAAGGACGCTGAACTCATCATCGCGGTCAACAAGGATCCGAAGGCACCGATCTTCACGGTCGCCGACTATGGAGCGGTCGCTGACCTGTTCGACGTTGCCGAGGCGCTGCTCGAGCGACTGGAGGGTTGAACCTGTGCTGAGTACACCGGAACGGCTGGCGTTCGTTCTCCTCGCCCTGACCTCGCTCCTGCTGGCGGCCCACGGGGTCTCTCGCATCGTGCGTGCGATCGGACGCGGGTATGGGCGACCGCGCTGGTCGCTGTTCGTGCGGCGGGTGGTTCCGGTGAGCATCGACATCCTGCTGCAGCGGCCGATCTTCCGAACTCGTCCGCTCGTGAGCCTGCTCCATGCTGGCGTCTTCTTCGCATTTGTCTTTTACGGTCTCGTGAACGTGCTCGATCTCCTGGAGGGGTTCACGGGATTCACCACGCTCCATCGTGGCGGTCTGTTCGCGGCCTATAACCTGGTCGCCGATCTCCTGAGTGTCGCTGCTCTCGCCGGCATGCTCGGTCTCCTGTTTCGCCGGTTCGGCCTACGACCGTTCCGCTTCAACGAGCGCGTGCTGCTCCTGCCGAGCGTTCGCTTCGGGATCGCGCGTGACTCCGCCATTGTCGGCGGTTTCATCCTGCTCCATGTGGGATCGCGCTGGATCGGTCAGGCGGTGCGCATCGCCGAGAGTGGTCAGCCTGACTGGAGCCAGCCGACAGCGAGTGTCGTCGCGACACTGTTCGACCGGTGGTCACCGGAATCGTTGACGGTGGCGAGCCATGTGACCTGGTGGCTCGCGCTCGGGCTCATCTTGGCATTCCTCCCCTATTTCCCGTACTCGAAACACATCCACCTCTTCATGGCACCGATCAACTTGATCCTCCGGGAAGAGCGCCCGCTCGGCCAACTCGAGCCACCGGTTGCCCGCGATGGTCAGCTGGGAGGCGAACGCCTCGAGCAGTTACGCTGGTTCCAGCTCCTCGATGCCTACGCCTGCATCATGTGCAACCGGTGCCAGGATGTCTGCCCGGCACACGGTACTGGTCGGTCACTCAGCCCAGCGGCACTGGAAATCAACAAGCGCTACTACTTGAACCGGAACCTCGCAACCTTCGCTGGCGGTACGAGTTCTCCCCCTCTGCTCGAGATCGTGACCTCGAAAGATGCGGTCTGGTCTTGCACTACGTGTGCTGCCTGCGTTCGCATCTGCCCGGTCGGCAACCGTCCCATGCTCGACCTCATCGATATCCGGCGAGCACTGATCAGCCAAGGGGATCCGCTCGATCCGAACCTGCAGGCAGCACTCGAGAGCTTGGCACGCTACGGGAACTCGTTCGGCAGGCCGGCTCGTCAGCGAGCCCGCTGGGCTAAGGAACTATCCTTCCCGATCAAGGATGCGCGGAAGGAGCCGGTCGAGTATCTCTGGTTCGTGGGCGACTTCGCCTCGTTCGACCCCCGCATGCAGGAGAATACGAAGACGGTCGCCCAACTTTTCCACGTAGCCGGACTCGACTTCGGCTTACTCTACGAGGACGAACGGAACGCGGGGAACGATGTCCGCCGGGTCGGCGAGGAAGGACTGTTCGAACTCCTCGCCGAACAGAACCTCCGCGCGTTCGAGAAAGCGCAGTTCCGCGCCATCGTCACGACCGATCCGCACAGCTACAACGCGCTCAAGAACGAGTATGCGGCCTTCGGCTTCTCGGTACCGGTCTACCACTACACGGAACTCTTGGCTGAGCTGTTGGAGTCCGGCCGCTTACCGCTTCGGCGAGCGGTCGATGCTGCCGTGACCTATCACGATCCTTGCTATCTCGGCCGCTACAACCGGATCACTGCCGCGCCGCGGCGCATCCTGCGTGCGCTCGGTGCCGATCTGCGGGAGATGCCGCGCCATGGTGAGAATACCTACTGCTGTGGTGCCGGTGGTGGGCAGATCTGGATGGACAGTGGCGGGCAGGAGCGACCGAGCGAGCAACGGATCCGCGAAGCGGTGAGCCTGGGTGAGGACGTCCGTTACTTCGTCGTCGCCTGTCCCAAGGACATGGCCATGTACAGCGATGCGGTCAAGACGACCGGCTACGAGGGACGCCTCGTCGTCACCGATATCGCGCGCCTGGTGGCGGCCGCCGTCGGACTCGAAGGAGCGACGACCCCAACAGTGGCGCAGGAGGTCTCGTGAACAGCAGCGCACGGTTGGCTCACGAATTGGCGATGCGCTTCCGCGTCGTGGCTCGCGCCCTCGATCGGCTCGATCGCTTGGAAGGCGAGCGTACATTTGCGGGCTGGCTCCAACAGGTGGGAGAGCGCCCGGATGTGCTTCGGGCAATCAGCGAGGCCTTGCTCCGCCAGACACTGCACGCCGCGAGCGGTGACGTGAACCTCGCGCTGTTG from the Thermomicrobium sp. 4228-Ro genome contains:
- a CDS encoding (Fe-S)-binding protein — translated: MLSTPERLAFVLLALTSLLLAAHGVSRIVRAIGRGYGRPRWSLFVRRVVPVSIDILLQRPIFRTRPLVSLLHAGVFFAFVFYGLVNVLDLLEGFTGFTTLHRGGLFAAYNLVADLLSVAALAGMLGLLFRRFGLRPFRFNERVLLLPSVRFGIARDSAIVGGFILLHVGSRWIGQAVRIAESGQPDWSQPTASVVATLFDRWSPESLTVASHVTWWLALGLILAFLPYFPYSKHIHLFMAPINLILREERPLGQLEPPVARDGQLGGERLEQLRWFQLLDAYACIMCNRCQDVCPAHGTGRSLSPAALEINKRYYLNRNLATFAGGTSSPPLLEIVTSKDAVWSCTTCAACVRICPVGNRPMLDLIDIRRALISQGDPLDPNLQAALESLARYGNSFGRPARQRARWAKELSFPIKDARKEPVEYLWFVGDFASFDPRMQENTKTVAQLFHVAGLDFGLLYEDERNAGNDVRRVGEEGLFELLAEQNLRAFEKAQFRAIVTTDPHSYNALKNEYAAFGFSVPVYHYTELLAELLESGRLPLRRAVDAAVTYHDPCYLGRYNRITAAPRRILRALGADLREMPRHGENTYCCGAGGGQIWMDSGGQERPSEQRIREAVSLGEDVRYFVVACPKDMAMYSDAVKTTGYEGRLVVTDIARLVAAAVGLEGATTPTVAQEVS